The Rattus rattus isolate New Zealand chromosome 8, Rrattus_CSIRO_v1, whole genome shotgun sequence genome contains the following window.
TCTCCCATCGTGCAAGAAGAACACGTGCTCTCCCGTGTGGATATGACCTCTTGATGAGCCAGGGCTTCCCACAGGTAGCTTATGGGAGCAATCTCACAGTCAGCACTCGCTCACCCCATCCAGTGTCTCCAGGAAATCCGCCCCCTCCCAGGAAATACTCAGATAGGCCCTGGCTCTTCAACTGGCCCTCCAAGCCCTTCTTTCATCTCAAACACTCTGTGAAGTTTTGTCCGTTTTTGAAGCTATTCCAACCACCAGAATTCCACGTCTGTCAGCATTTCAAATGTCCCTCATTGCTTCCTTGAATCCAGTCTGTCTTCAGAGCACTTTAAAGTCTACCTTTTCTTGGTGTGGACTGTGGCTTCTAGAACCATCGTCTGGACATGCCGGCTATATGGACTGTGAGAGTGGCTGTTCACTGGTCTGTAACAGAAGGAAATTTCAGTTCCAAATGTACAGAATCACACAGaatcactttttaaaactgtttttaggTAAAAGTATCTTTTTCAACCTGTTCAGTTGTCTTTTTTTAGATAATatgttttgtttgggttgttttgcttgtttggttggttggttttgttctgggGGAGgcttcagaaatgaaatggacACATGAAGAAAACAGGCTATGTATTTGACTTGTGAAAAATGCAGTCTAGGGCtgagcattcccctacacttgagGGGAAAACCAGTTGCCATTCCTGGCACCAATACTGCCAAGAGCAAACAGAACCTTCTGGCATGGGAACAGGTCACTAAACTGATTTAAAAGCCTACTAGTAGTGTTATCAGAAATGCCTAAGATAATGTGTGTGTTGTCCCTATAAATTATATTCGAATGTCCTGCACAGCAGCTGTACCGACACAGACTGATGGGCAGGCCATGAATAATAATGTCTTTGCTATCCGAGGGGTATCTTGTCTTTATTTGAATCATAAATCCCTTCTAGAAGCGACTGGCCGCTATGCGTCACAAGgtccctgctttctcttccttttttttttcttttaaaggtacAGAGGTTTGTTCTTTTAGAAACTCTTCCTGTGTTAACATGCTGTGTTAACAGAAATCATGGCACAGACTTGTAAGTCCAGGCCCATGGGGCAGAGGCGACAGGATGGCTTGAACCCAAGAGTTCAAGCTCGGCCTCAGCTGCATAGTGAGGTCCATCTTCCCATCGCTTTTTTTTCTCTAGTTTGTTTTCATGTTTATTCGTTCATCTAtttgatgggttttttttaattctgggggggggggtgagtaCCCATGCCACagagtgcatgtggaggtcagagtataAGCGTGGGAacctgctctctccttccactgcatGGTGCctggggatgggactcagggTGTCAGGCCCAATTAGTAGCAGTTGGCagtctccctgccctgcccttgtTGTTTTCTTGGAGAAACAAGGTagcatgtatcccaggctgccctcaaagcCTCTACACTGTCGAGTGTGAGTGTGAACTTCTGACCCCTCTGCCTTCGCCTCTCAGGTGTTGGTACGCTGAGATGGCCAGTGTGCATTGCACACTAGATGCACTAAGATGGCTGGTGCTGTCAGAGATCAAACCCCGACCTTCCCTCACGATTCACAAACACTCCACCAACAAGTACAGCCCCAGGACCCCATCCTTTAAAGGAATGCTCAGTTTTGTTCTGTGAAGTGTACTGGGAACTAAAGGTCACCTCGGACACTGGTAAAACTGTCATCGAGGGTGGCCTCGGGCATTTGAAGAGCCTAAGATTTGCTGTCCCTGAGAAGCAGGATGTATGTGTGTCCTCAGATTGTCGTCTCCTGTCTTATCCTATTCTGCCTGTCTCTTTGCTTAGTGCTGGTTTGTGGCCCCAGCAACAGCCCCATGCTCCTCAGAGAGACCCTTGGAATGCAGAACGACACCCTCCCAGTCAGCAGGATGGCACTGTCACCACTTCAGCAGTCTCTGTGGAACTGAGAGTAACAAAAGCCGCTTATATTTTTGTTATGTCATTAGCATTGTATAAATATCcctcagggactggagagatggctcaatggttaagagcactgactgcggggttggggatttagctcagtggtagagcgcttgcctaacaagtgcaaggccctgggttcagtccccagctccggaaaaaaaaaaaaaaaagcactgactgttcttccagaggtcctgagttcagttcccagcgaccacatggtggctcacaatcatctgtaatgagatctgatgccctcttctggtgtgtctgaagacagcgacaatgtactcacatacataaaaataaatcttttaaagaaaactttaaaaaaatatttaaatatcccTCAGAAGCCCTGAAAGAGTCTTGGGGACTCGCAAGGGTTCTGGATTATACTTTAACACTCTAAAGAGCGCTCGTTCCCCTCAGGGAGACTCCAGGATTAAAGCAGGCCTCTAGAGAACATGGGCATACAGAAGGGACCAGGACAGCTGGGAGGAGTTGACCTCTGGGAAGGGGCCTCCGAGGAAGCTTGGGGTAGCATCAGCATCACAGAATGTCAAAAAGGAGGTCCAAGAGGGCCCACAGGGCCACAGCCCAGCAGGTCTGTGAACTAGAGCAGGGGTTTCTccacctgtgggtctcgacctcTTTGGCAGCCATATGTCAGCTCTCCTACATATCAGAGGTTTACATTATGTTtctaagagtagcaaaattacagttatgaagtagcaacaaaataattttatagtttggGGTTACCACAACCCAAGGACAGGGGAAGGTTCACTGTACTAGAAATGTATCAGTGGAGGAGAGACAGGGGCTCTAGGGGCATAGCTGGTAAGTCAGAAATCGGCAAGAGTCAGGGGTTGGAACCACATTGCCTCCTGTAGCCTAGGACAACCACTTGCAAAATggtttatatatctttatttccCAAACAAGTAGGCCCCGTCAATAATATCAAGTAAAGACATCGCTACTAGCTGGGCCTGACGGCCCAAGCCTgaactcaggaggctaaggcaagagaatGACAAGTCCAAGACCTACTCACCCCCTAGAAAGTTCCAGCCCCCATCTGTTTAGTCCTTAACAGTAATTCGAGGGTCTCCTGCTGTTGCTGCTTGCTCCACCCCCGGCTCTCTCCTTGTAACAGGTGCAAGTGATATTCCCAAATGTCCAGGCAGGTCAGAGTGGGAAATAGCTGAGGCTAGAAAGCCGGCTAAGGTTGGACCAGGTACAGAGGCCAAAAGATGGGTGACCCGCTGCAGGATCGCACTAGACGGCTGCTGACTGACTACATATTGTTCTGCGCACGGGCGCCGAACACCCCTGAGCCAGTGCCCACGTCTGTTGAGGCGGCCTTGCTGCGCTCTGTGACTAGTCAGATCCAACAGGAGCACCAGGATCTTTTTAACTCCTTCCGCGACTACCAGGGCAACCGCCTGGAGCTGGTGACACAGATGGCGGATGAGTTGCTCTCCAATGACCAAGAGTTCAACTGGGGCCGCCTGGTGATGCTCCTGGCCTTCGTGGGGACGCTAATGAACCAAGACAGGACTGTTAAGCGGAGGAGGGATCAAAGAAACCGTCTCCTACTGGACCGAGACTGCTATCTCATAGTGAGCTTGCTGTACAATCGACTCACAGGACGGCATCGCTCCTGGCTGGAGGCTCACGGTGGCTGGGTGAGACCATTGGAGCGTGATGGAGATGGGTTGGGGGAAGGGGCCAGGATGCTGTGCTGAGTGCCTTTATGTCAGGGTCTTACATAgtcagctcaggctggcctcaaacctcatCAGATACTCTCTCCTGCCGCTATGGTCCTCCTGCTCCCATCCCAGGAGCACCAGGATTACAGGCTAGGTCATTGTGGTGGGTTTATGTGGTGCTACGTAGGGAAGACCGGGACTTTGAGCATCTTGGGCAAGCACTAAGTGAACCGCATCTCCAGCCTGGGGATTTCTTTATAGGCACTCAGACTGCTCTTGCTCAATAGTTCTTACAAAAGTTCATTCAGGGGCAGCCGGGCACACGCGGCTTACCCTAACTCTTGCCCCAGGACTGTCAGGGAGGGTTGATTAAGTCTGATATGCCCAAGTAGTATAAAGGGAGCAGTAGCCATGCCCAGGCCCTCCAGAGCTTCTTCTCTTACCCTTTATTAGAGTAAGGCCTTAGGGATTGTGAAATGTGTGTGGCCACCAAGTGGGGACCCTGACTGGGATCTTTACTTTTAGGCCATTGCACTTTTCCCTGCTGGGCAACCTCCAGGCTTCTGGCTTTCCGATGGTCCTTAATCTTGGTGGTGTCGGCTAAAGAGGCAGTCCTTAGCCTCCGGCTACAGAGCTACTGATCCAGGAAAACACGTAGGATGAGGATAAAGCTTGATGGTACACAGTTAGCATctgtgaagccctgagtttgatccccagccttaccagagaagggaaggagggagggagggagggagggagggagggagggagggagaagctcGCTCTTCTCCTAGGTTAGCCCACAACAGGCCCCTTGGAAGCTGAGCTTAGCCACAGGTTTCTTTACTTCCCCTCTTCATAGGAGTTGAATCAAAATGGAGGTGGCCCGTGTTATGGAATAAATGTAACTTAACTATTAAAACCTGCtatacaaaaaccaaacagatcaCACTCCTGTCAGGAGTCTGCATTTAAGCTACGGGTGAAAGGAAAGGACGTGTTAACACCTGCCCTGCTCCTGATGCGTGGGTCGCCACAGGGCCTGCAGACTGCCTGCAGCTGAGTTTCTCAGGACCCTCTCTGACGAGGTCATGAAGACAGTGATGATGTTTCCCTCTGTGTCCTGGCTCCTTCCcctaccatctctctctctctctctctctctctctctctctctctctctctctctctctctctctctctctctctctctctctcataacaTCTCAGACTTGGGCAGATTTTCCCTTTTGGGAGAGAGATTCACCAGCAGAGTTATTAAGACCAAGGGAAGGCAGCATGGCCGCAGCTCTACACAGAGTTTAGGTTCATACGGCCAAGTGAGGAATCCCCTCTCATAGGTTCCAGAGGAAGGGGGAGGTCTTGCGCCACGTAGTGATGAATCCGTGTggatgcatgggtgtgtgtagcTGTCACTGGTtctggagcaggaagggaagagggaaggtttCACCCTTTAGTTAGTGTCCCTTCGCGATACAGGATTTGCTACCCATAGTACCTGATTACTTAGGGTCTCAGGTAGTCTGGTGTTGGTTAAGCTCCCTTTGAGGAAGAGAGACTTAGGAGTTCCAGGGCTGACTTTCAACAGGGTATCTGCTATTTCTTTGATGCAAGCTGTGAAGGTAGAGAAGGCAGCTGCTGCCAGTCAGCATGGCCTGAACACCCTCTGGTTCAAAGGCTAACATTCCCAGCCTTTTGTGGTCTGGGGATAACGGGCGCCAAGTTCAATGTCTGATTGCTACATTCTGACTTGGGTGGTATGGTCGGCAGGTCTCCCATCTCCGGGTCTCTGAGTCAGAGATTGGCACAGTGGAAGGATGTGGTCACCATGAGTCTGTGTCATGCACCACTCGGCAGTCTGGATGCATTGAGAGGGGAAAGAGTGCTAAAGAGGGGGCCTATGACTGTAAGACCCAAGATACTTATTAAAGGAGTAACCAGAGCTGTGACCCACGAGGTCCCCAGTGAGTTTTGAAACCATTTTGAGTTTGATTTGTAGAGAGAAGGTCAAGAGTGAATAGAAAGACTGAAGACAGACAGGTGCTATCAAAGGAGGAAACAGCCAAGGGTTTATGTTTTGCAATTTTTATTGGAGATGGTGGGGAAGGGATCAGAGAGTAAGGAGAGGTCTTAATAGAGTTCTCCAAGCTGCCTTTCCTAAGCACTGAGGTAAAGTATGAGGCGTATTGAGGGATCTCTGCCATATGAAGCAGTTAGATGGTTGTTCATGCAGCAAGTTGGATGGCTAATTACAAATCCCAGCTGGAAGGTATCTGGTAGCCATGTGCCTTTCGTTTGTAAGGCATGATCTAGAACCTTCCATGTATTTTGGAGTGTTTTTCATACTGGAAcctgacccagggccttgtgcatgctgatCGCATGTTTGACCTCTAAGCTCTGAGCTAACCCTTGATGTAGATGAATACCTGAATGTCTACCGTGGATGTGCAGTGCTCAGGGAAGCCAGAGAGGATGTCAGATCGCTTATAACAGGAGTTATGGGCAGTGTAagacaccatgtaggtgctgggaactgaacccaagtcttctgcaagagcagacagtgctcttaactgctgagccatccctccggcTGCACCTGCTGTGTATTCGGGGCTCAGGTCTGTTCGTGGAGAGACAGTCTAATTCTCCTCTTTTGCCCCTTGCAGGATGGCTTTTGCCAATTCTTCAAGAACTCCTTACCACCCAGCTTCTGGAGAAGATTGCTGATCCGGGCtattctgtcctgtttctttgCAACGGTCGTCTTTTATATCTGGAAATGTttataagttttaaatttttaaagcgATCTTACCTGCCTAACTGCGGGCCCTCTAAGGGACAGTTCTGGGTAATTGGATAAGAACTGAGGAAATCCTCCTGCCTAGAGACATTTCTACCTGCATGCTACATGGAGTTCCGGGTTTGGGATGGGCCTAAGTAGCTCTTTGCTAAGTGGGGAGATGGTCTACGTCACTC
Protein-coding sequences here:
- the Bcl2l10 gene encoding bcl-2-like protein 10, whose protein sequence is MGDPLQDRTRRLLTDYILFCARAPNTPEPVPTSVEAALLRSVTSQIQQEHQDLFNSFRDYQGNRLELVTQMADELLSNDQEFNWGRLVMLLAFVGTLMNQDRTVKRRRDQRNRLLLDRDCYLIVSLLYNRLTGRHRSWLEAHGGWDGFCQFFKNSLPPSFWRRLLIRAILSCFFATVVFYIWKCL